In Malus sylvestris chromosome 2, drMalSylv7.2, whole genome shotgun sequence, the genomic stretch CTTTTTAGCACTAGCGAATCATACGATAGTGGGCAGGGAAGATTGAAATGTTTGTATGAGTTTTTTCGGCTTCTGAAAGATTTGACTACATTGACAAAACCACCGACTGATCCctgtttctcaaaaaaaaaaaaaaaaaaaaatccaaatctaTATTAGTGAACACATAACCCCAGCCACTTTTCTGGTTGTTTCCCAGCGAAGCCTCGCGCATGACGTTTAAAGAGTAGGCAAATTTTCGGGTGTAACAGGAGGTATTTACCCTCTCTCCAACTTTCGCCAGCTTTCTCATCACGGGAGGAGGATATACCCTGGTTACACGCTAAGAAACTCTCCTAAAAGTTGCACCCATGCAAAGGATGGATACGTCGTTAAAATCTTATGATGGTCACtgaaaaatggaaaaattaAAATCTGACCGCCTCGACTCCTTGATAGAGGTCATGGGCGAGCAAATGAAAAGCGTCTGGGATCGATTGGGAGTAGGGAAGGGCAAATACCCATCGGTTATGTGTAACTGCGGTTACCTGGTCATTTAAATTTCacagttacggttatgggtaaccgtttagataaataaacgattatgggtataactgtttacccgcgaaatttaaatgggcggttatgggtattaactgcggttataaacgggtaaccgtttacctatttattttatatatgtaaaattaacacaaattaTGTTCCCTATCAGACAAAACTTTgatcaatgctattgactatagtgcatgatttatgtagctaatataatatagttttccttaaccactttaaatttcatggtccattatatatattatgttaatactttACATTCCGAGTTAAAtaacccaaaaatattgtcttttaACAGTTTTCGTAACCCAAAAATGcttagcaaattttatattaccttcattgttaacagttaaaaatatcgtctgtaaactatgatttcaattattggaatgatataaagacttaaaaaattaaaatacgaaaatgtatgatgaatgtatcTATAACGGTgcttaattgttagaaaaagaaaattatgacaaatttttcttttttaattttcaagttgttaaaaaaacacgtagacggatgaaaaatgagtaaatggtaaaaaagaaaggataaacgggttaaaaaatgataaatgggtaaatagATACTAAACGGTTAtagttaaatgggtacacggttatgggtatagttAATCATTTATAAACTGTTATGGGTATATGTATAAcagtttaggcaattacccaacgggtaaacggttatacgggTATGAGAATAAACGATTATGGATAAATAACCGTGGTTACCCGCCCACCATAACCATCGTCCATCCCTAATTGGGAGACGTAGAGAGGGCGTCCAAGCCCAGAAATCACAAATACTCCAATGAATAGGTCCCTCTACCATTTTCCAAGGCCTTGCTCGataagagatttttcaatgtgaccgatCAGTACAAGGAATGAtgcaccacgtgtcactatacaaatgatggaatatgtgtgttaaaaagttaataacttaaaaaaaaaaaatttcccaccacttatataaaaatacgtgaTATACTACCTATATTTCGataacaatgaaaaatttctcattccCGACGAACCAACGGGTGGTGAGACACGGGGCTCAAAACGTAAAGCAGCACCTAAAATATCACACCACAATAGAACACAACCATCAAAAGTTCTAGTGATTGATTGTAGGCGACCAAAAATAGATATATAGTAATACAAAAATCTTAATGCATCTCCAAAGGACCGAGCTAATACAATTATCCGTCCATGAGAAATCTCCCAAAGCAGTAAGATACAGTTCGCCTGCTCAgaactctcttcctctccacaCTCCAAATGCAACACATAAATAATCACCCCttgttacaatctctctcaaaagcttaaagaaaacaaaacagcaGACCAACAATCTGTTCGTCGAAATTCGCCTTCTTCCGTCATATCCTGAGCGGGTGATTTCCAGAACCGTACCTGTCTAGCTTTTCCTTTTTCACCTTTGATCTCTGGGTTGCAATCCTTTGGAATGGATTTGGTCCGCCAAACGTTTCTTTGGGTTGCcttatcttctttctctttccgcGATCATATTCTTCATCCCTGCATCAATTGACATTCCACAACTCATGAGAAGTTTTTATAGGCAATGCTTTAACTGGTGAAAAATCATGCTGATCTAAAGTAATGTGAGATAAAAGGGATTCCAAACTCACCATTCATCGGGTATATAACCGATGCTGACGCTCTCTGCACGGCTTGATTCTACAATATGAGAACGAGGCAGTTCTATTCCGTCCCACCGAGCAACTGCAATCAACATCTTTTTTTTGAGAGACGCAATAAGAAATTATGACCACAATAACATTAGGTAACGCCAGATTCAATGGGCTTCTTGTCCATACTTTctaaagacataagaaagaacaaaacaaaaaagtaatCCAGATATGGGAAACTACAAGGTTTATCCAGCATTCACAACTAACAGATAAATTGGTAGAAGTGAAGCTCAACTTGCCAATCAGAAGAAATACAAATGCAAAAGGCATTGCAATTGTGAAGGCAACACATGCATGACTAGATAACGGGACAACATATATGCGAATACTAAAAACTACCAGCAACCATGGATATATGGCCAGGAGGGCAGAGTTCTAGATAATGTACTCACCGACTGTCTCATCAAGGCCACGGGTTAGCACACCAATCCCTCCACTTTGTGTTCTGTCTCTTTTATGGTTGAGTGGGGTATCATTTTCCCCCATCTCCCGCAGGTTTTCTTTTGAGCACAAGCTAGAGACATTACCATTTTGTAGTCTTTTATCAGTTGCAAGAACTGTACCATTCTGACCGAGAGTTTCTCTAAACACTCCCTTTTGAACAGCCATTAAAGAATCACGATGAGATTTCACTTCCCACTTTTTATCAGTTCTGTCTGCATCGTTTTTTAAGCCAGATTTGGTCCCCTTTCTCTTAGAATTTCGCTTAGAAGGGTTTACCAAGGGAATTGACCGGGTTTGCTCAGATGTAGACGGCCCCATGCCATATAAGCAAGAATTGTCCATAAAATGTTCCTTAAGAAGGCTCTTGGTATCTGAAGAGGGGTGCTTACTCCTtttgtgtttctttttcttctgtacACTTAAGACCACCCGGGAAAGTAAGCTAGGTCGTAACTGCATGCATGCAGCCTTAGACTTCAGCtgcttctttttcaattttctatGGCGTTTGCAATCAGGAGATTTTACAAGCAACGATCCATTTGCCACAATTGATGAGCCTGGCAAATTTGCTGACTCGTCAATTACCACTTTTTGGCCAGAATCACTAATCTTCTCACCCAAAACATTACAAGCAGCACTTCCACTGGTAAAACTTccaacctaaaaaaaaaaagaagttaaatCATGACAACACAACCTATCATAAAATTCACAAATGatacaaacaacaaaaataggaaaaaaaaaatacctgaCTAATTTTAGAGCTTGGTTCATCTGATGATCTGACAGTGTGAATTCCCTCCTTTTTCGTACTGCTAGGAACTCCGGATGACATACTCAAGTCTCCCTTCGAGGAAACTACATTATTCTGGATGCATTAACAAGTTAAAAACTCAAGcacaaaacaaaagtaaaattatATATCAAGTAGGTAAAACTAGAGACATCAAAGTGCATAGAAGATGTTGCCGACTTACATTATAAGGGGTCTCATCTTGTATGGGTTTAGCCTCAAGGCTTTCAGGGTCCTTCACATTGGGTGATATGACACTGGAAACACCATTTTCAATTGACCTTCCTCTCTCATTAAGTTCAGTTTTATTGGCATCAGCTTTTGCAGCTGTGGCATTTTCAGGACCCGAAGTGCCACCATTGctggttggagatgatggtagcATATCTTTTCCCAATTTAGGAATTGGAATGGAAATCCCTTTCAAGGAATCCTTTGGTACTGATGATGAAGATTCTGAAACAGGTTCCTTCATAGGCACTGTATTTTCTGCCGCATTTTTAGACTCAGAAGCACCACCATTGCTGCTTGGAAAGGGAGATAATGATGGAGACAACTCTGAAGCAGGTTCCTTCATAGGCACCATATTTTCTGTCATTGTCTGGCAATTAACTGATGCTTCCTTCAAAAGGGGCACCATAGGTGGAACTATAGTTGACTTTTGTGTCACAACAATAGATGAGGATGGACCACTTGATCTGCCCTCAACAGAAACATTCTGAACGGGTACTTTGGAACCTTGGTTGTTAGTGGAAGGAGTTTTTAATCCAGCACCATTTGCATTGAAATTCTCCTTCCGAGCAACTTCAACAGGCTTCCTCGGTATTATATTTCTTCTATCGCGGACATAAAACAACATGTAAGCCCTCTGTTCTAAAACAGTCCTCTCACTAACTTGGTATACCTGTTCCATCATAGTTGTGCAAACATGTAAGAAACCTTgattgcttcttttttttttcatttcatatGCAATTTAAATTTTGTGGATTTACCGCTGCTCTATCCCTCAAATATATACTAAACCACAATTAGTTACAAACTAGTACCACTCATCACAAACAAGTGTCACAATCTGGTGATGCCAAGTGGCATCCTATCAATGGTAGTAGCTTTTCTTTATCATATAGCAAGTATACCCATCCAAGTGGGGTTATTCAAAGATAAAAACACAGCATATCTTTGGATGAGGGACTTATACGAGGGATTTGCATTCCCATTTTGAAGAGTCAAAAGTGATCGGAAACCATAGAAAAGGAATTTGTCAATTTTGGGTGGGACTTGAAAGAGATTTTAAAGCCCGGAACCCCACTTCAAGGTAGACAAAAATATAAGTGGCTTCAAAAATCCATTAGACGAGAACTTAGTCCAACACTGAACCATGGACCCATAATTCAGGATCCAAGACCCTGGACACTCAAGACCCGGGATTCCAAACCTGGTGACCGAAATGTGAGACTCGTGACCTGAGACCTAAGACCTGGGAACAAACCTGAAAACCAGGACCACAGATCCAAGACCCAGACCAAGTAGTCAGAACACTGGACCAAGGTTCAGGACCCAAGACCCTGGCCGAGGGCACAGGCTAAACATGTTGTATAGGTTCCTTAAATGAATCCCACCACACTGGATAGATTAACCAAACAAGTAAATTTCAGGGCTCAATCTCATCTTTTCAaattccaccattttttttctttgttcctTCTAAATATCTCATCCAAAGGGAAACTTTTAGCAGAAAATGATCATAATCTGTTTGCTTAACATGGCACATTTAAGATCCATAAAGTTTGGTTACACCAACTGTAGAAAATCCAAATTGTGAAGCATTATGAGGCAACCAATGCAAATCTGGAAGCACTATACATCAAGGCCAGCTACTGGCTAGTGAAATCTCAAGTTATCAACGCACCTGGTTGTCGTCAAGGGAGTACCACATGCCACTTGATGTGCGAACATAGCAATAATAATGGCCAGAATAGGTGGTAGCCCCACAATGAACAAGAACCCCATAAAGTGTATATTTCAAATCTCCTTCCTGTCAAGTAGAACGTAAAATTAAGTTAAAATACAAAACCATGATGTGAAAAGCACGAAACATAATCAAATCACCAACATATGACTCTTGGCTTCCTCTAATGCGTTGTC encodes the following:
- the LOC126598806 gene encoding ubiquitin carboxyl-terminal hydrolase 23-like, producing MAELQRQSDGFADLMAESETGSNPLQRRIEFHRARKPFNGFNTGGGDFRLETLNHGSSGGSSSSQGQSGLSAKKRDGSEFLENGFDPELSFGITFRRIGAGLRNMGNTCYLNSVLQCLTYTEPLAAYLQSGKHRNSCHIAGFCALCAIQKHVSLALQSTGRILVPKDLVINLQCISRTFTKSRQEDAHEYMVNLLESMHKCCLPSGVPSESPSAYEKSLVHKIFGGRLRSQVKCMQCSYCSNKFDPFLDLSLEIFNADSLQKALGNFTAAEQLDGGERQYQCQRCNQKVRALKQMTVQKPPYVLTIHLKRFRAHDPGRKIDRHVKFGPTLDLKPFVSGSYEGDLKYTLYGVLVHCGATTYSGHYYCYVRTSSGMWYSLDDNQVYQVSERTVLEQRAYMLFYVRDRRNIIPRKPVEVARKENFNANGAGLKTPSTNNQGSKVPVQNVSVEGRSSGPSSSIVVTQKSTIVPPMVPLLKEASVNCQTMTENMVPMKEPASELSPSLSPFPSSNGGASESKNAAENTVPMKEPVSESSSSVPKDSLKGISIPIPKLGKDMLPSSPTSNGGTSGPENATAAKADANKTELNERGRSIENGVSSVISPNVKDPESLEAKPIQDETPYNNNVVSSKGDLSMSSGVPSSTKKEGIHTVRSSDEPSSKISQVGSFTSGSAACNVLGEKISDSGQKVVIDESANLPGSSIVANGSLLVKSPDCKRHRKLKKKQLKSKAACMQLRPSLLSRVVLSVQKKKKHKRSKHPSSDTKSLLKEHFMDNSCLYGMGPSTSEQTRSIPLVNPSKRNSKRKGTKSGLKNDADRTDKKWEVKSHRDSLMAVQKGVFRETLGQNGTVLATDKRLQNGNVSSLCSKENLREMGENDTPLNHKRDRTQSGGIGVLTRGLDETVVARWDGIELPRSHIVESSRAESVSIGYIPDEWDEEYDRGKRKKIRQPKETFGGPNPFQRIATQRSKVKKEKLDRYGSGNHPLRI